From the Lathyrus oleraceus cultivar Zhongwan6 chromosome 4, CAAS_Psat_ZW6_1.0, whole genome shotgun sequence genome, one window contains:
- the LOC127075861 gene encoding zinc finger CCCH domain-containing protein 17 has product MDVKVKRLNRTERVIGTTCVYWLQGRCNRNPCRFLHSETPSILSTASCRDDTASYHNARKRFHISSESAKTVVRRKTGNDMFPSKHTTKKVLNRNMGDDRERTQVLPQKPSTSICKYWMNDNCVHGDQCRNLHSWSYGDGFATLAKLQGHKKLVTGIALPVGSDKLYSGSTDGTLRSWDCHTGQCANVMNLGAEATSLISEGPWIFAGLPNTVKAWNIQTALQLTLDGPKGRVLAMTVGNDTLLAGAEDGVISARRGSSKSNSPFELVASLRGHTKSVACLTIGAYRMLYSGSKDQSIKVWDLDTFECKMTLNAHTNEVTSLLCWDNFLLSGSLDCTIKVWYKTEAENLEVAYSHKVENGVVALSGMTDPKNKPILFCSTRDNSVRLYELPSFAERGRLFAKQEVGLVDIAPGGLFFTGDRTGLLTVWKWLEEPKVAATS; this is encoded by the exons ATGGATGTGAAAGTGAAAAGGCTCAATAGAACTGAACGAGTCATTGGGACAACATGCGTCTATTGGCTCCAAGGAAGATGCAACAGAAACCCGTGTAGGTTTCTGCACAGTGAAACACCATCAATTCTGTCAACTGCTTCTTGTAGAGATGATACTGCATCATATCATAATGCAAGGAAGCGTTTTCATATATCGTCTGAGTCTGCGAAAACGGTCGTACGTAGAAAGACAGGAAATGACATGTTTCCTTCCAAGCATACTACTAAGAAGGTCTTGAATAGAAATATGGGAGATGACAGAGAAAGGACACAAGTTCTTCCTCAGAAGCCTTCAACAAGTATCTGCAAATATTGGATGAATGACAACTGTGTTCATGGTGATCAGTGCCGGAATTTACATTCATGGTCTTATGGCGATGGGTTTGCCACATTAGCAAAGCTTCAAGGACACAAGAAG CTTGTCACCGGCATTGCACTTCCAGTTGGATCAGACAAACTTTATTCTGGCAGCACCGATGGGACACTTCGGTCATGGGACTGCCATACCGGTCAATGTGCCAATGTGATGAATCTTGGTGCCGAAGCTACCTCTTTGATAAGTGAAGGCCCATGGATTTTTGCTGGTCTTCCTAACACTGTCAAG GCATGGAATATTCAGACTGCTTTACAGTTAACTCTTGATGGACCTAAGGGACGAGTACTTGCCATGACTGTTGGCAATGATACACTCTTAGCTGGAGCAGAG GATGGTGTAATTTCTGCACGGAGAGGCAGCTCGAAATCCAATTCCCCTTTTGAATTGGTTGCATCCCTACGTGGTCACACTAAATCTGTGGCTTGCCTGACCATTGGGGCTTACAGGATGTTGTACTCAGGATCCAAGGATCAAAGCATTAAG GTTTGGGACCTAGACACATTTGAGTGTAAAATGACACTCAATGCACATACAAACGAAGTCACATCCCTTCTTTGTTGGGACAATTTCTTGTTATCTGGTTCATTAGACTGCACTATCAAGGTTTGGTATAAAACCGAGGCGGAAAATTTGGAAGTTGCATATTCACACAAAGTAGAAAAC GGTGTGGTTGCACTCTCTGGGATGACTGATCCAAAAAATAAGCCTATATTGTTCTGCTCTACTAGAGACAATTCAGTTCGCCTTTATGAACTGCCATC ATTTGCTGAGAGGGGTAGATTGTTTGCTAAGCAAGAAGTTGGATTAGTTGATATAGCTCCTGGTGGACTCTTCTTCACCGGAGACAGAACTGGACTGCTGACTGTCTGGAAATGGTTGGAAGAGCCCAAAGTTGCAGCAACCTCTTGA